aaaacttttataaaccaATCAGTtatattcttcttttttttttttctttcgaggAATATCCTAAGTTATGCCTTTTTGAAGAATGATATTGGTAGCACCATCTATTTATGACACGTGGCATGCCCAAAGACCATTTTAGCAATTTGTATAGTATAAATAGGGAACAGGATTGTCGAGTCCGACTCGATTCAGAATCTGAGACTAGTCTAAATAATTAGATcaaatgtattaattaattaatgtgtatatatatataaaagtaatactTTGGGTCCGCATTAGAAAACTCTCACAGAATAAATCAAATGATATTGAAATTATGAATTGTATCACCGGGTCCGCATTATAGAGCTCTTACAGAATAAAACCTTAATTTGAACCGATTGATAAATTCTTATCACCCACAACTTTAAGGGGAAAACTCATTCAGGTCCACCGTAATATAATAACTATGGTCACCTTTTGAATAAGTATCATTATTTGaaaacgagatgggtacccgcgcaatgcggcggcggtggtgacaACGGGTGAtgctagtggtggtggtggtaatgatatggttattaatctaaaagtaattgacgtaaatgatagtgtagttttttttatgattaatggatgtatcttttgtaaataactttattaagaatattgtagagatattaggtgaaaatatttatattaattaataaaggagatagatagtttagataaatatgggtgtaaattattttagagatatattgggtagatttagtgtgagagttataaatgtgttaaaagttaagggtattttgggtattttaaaagtagagagttaaaaagaagaaagggtagtttgtttattaatatagtatagaagggatatattgggtaaaTTTAGTGTGGGAGTTAGAAATGTGTTAAaagttaagggtattttgggtattttaaagatagagagttaaaaaggagaaaggttagtttgtttattaatatagtatagatatagatataatttcCATAAAGTATAAATAGTGATGCAATTGAACGTCTTGGACTCTTGGGTGTTGACTTATGTTACAGAGTAACCCATAGATGGAATTTTACCTCTTGGGAGAAGACCAGGGTTCGATACTAAATCTTGTGCGAATGCATATCTATGCCTATTGCTGTAAACATAGTAGAGATAACTCAAAACATGAAGGAATCTTAGTAAGCTACATAAGTTCATACTTGTATCCATGGTTTCAAAATATGCTAACACAGCTTTGATTCGAAGTCAACTTGTTCCTCCTCATAAATTGGTTATTATATCTACCAATGACACATAGGTACCCACAACTGCAACAATTAGGCCAATTAACACAATGAACCCCACAATCATCATCTCAAGCCCAATTCTCTTGCTGCAAGTACCAGAAATCTTCAAGTAGCACACGCATGGTATCATTATTGAAGTTGTAGCACCTAGGAGGGCTCCCACGAGTGACATTAGATACCCGAAAAATGGAAGGGACAGGGCTACCACTACCGTGCTTATCATCAATATTGTTCTAATTAGGAAACTACGCATCCTTTTGTTGTAAGATGATTGAAACTTTGCTTCGATGCTGTTAACAATTGGTGTTAACATTAGTGCATATTTAGCGATTGGGGTAACAAGGGCCGTGCATATGGCCAGTTTTGAGCTTATACCGCTTGTTGGAAGGTTTAAGGTGATCTGTGACTCTACCTCCACACCAAACATAAGGTAGCCGATAATTGCCATAATTGAGTAAGTAGCCGTGCATAAGGCAAAGCATACGAGCAAAACCTGAAGTGTGAATAACAGAGGAAATAAGTGTTTGTTCGACTATGTTTTTTGTAGAAGCGCGGAGCGTATTAATTAACGTTAAAGCGTTTACCTGTGGAAATTGATGTTGGTTTCTCATGGAAGTATACAGGGCAGGGAAAACAGGATGAGCACAATAGCAAAATGTATATAAGCTTATAGCCGACGGAAGTCCATTCCAGTTTATGATTTTACCCTTTTGTTGAAACCCAACACCGTCAAATGCACCTGCCCAGAAAGTCGAGCTTAGAATGATCACGGACGCTAAAACTCCACTGGCTGATAAGTATGAAAAgaatttcatgttgtttaacAAGTTTGTGGGGAATATAATGATTGCAACAAGGACTACAAATCCAAATTTTGTTCCAATAGGAGTgccatatatatcaaaatccaTATCTGGGAATAAGTTACACAGATTATCGCCTTCTAGGATCAGGAAACCCGTTGCTACTAAGTAGAGCTCTATGTTCATAGTGATTGATACTATGGTTCTTGCCGTTTTCCCAAAAGCACGATCCCCGATATCAGGGTAACTTTTTATCATTGGATCGATCCCCATGCATCTTTGGATCAACAATCCCGTGTAGAAGGTTGAGCCAGCAATTACAAAAAGTAGTATCAAGCTCAACCACCCTCCTGATGCCAATGCATATGAAATTGAAAGTATTCCCACTCCTGAAAAGCCCCATAAAAGCAAAAATGACAGATTGTTGTTAAGAAAACGCAAATCCATGAAAGTAGAACCAGTTTAAGTGAATGTCAGTATATACGCTATTAAACCTTTGGATTCATATCAAAAGGTAAAAGTATGTAGTGATTAGTATATACGCTATCAAGGGTttttatcatttgaaaactaaaattttcgtgaaaactagaaaactgtcaaaacacactgtgatctgaatttaacacaatgtatttttaatatgtttttcgaaaacacattgtgttaagttcatatcacagtgtgtttgaacaattttcgatttacaacgctatcaaaaacacaccgtgatttaaaacttaacacaacgtattttaggttacacaataaaaacacattgtgttaaatttagatcacagtgtgttttggtcagttttctagttttcaaaaaaaaattagtttccAAATAAATATTTCACACGCTTATTAAATATTTGGATACAAATGGTAAAAGTATATAGCTCATTAGTTAGAATCAGTAATGATCAACAACGACATTTGTTGGATAGAGTTAGGCTGACATGATGAATGTTTAACATTGGTGATACTTGAAAGTTTTTACATGTAAAATTTACACTAACATTTCAAAGTTTTGGATGGCCAGGCCCCATTGTCCCCTTCAAAGCTCCGCCTATGAACGTGTTAAGtgatgtacatatatataaccaaaGAGATATATGTAGTGATTAAGTAAGAAGAAAAACCTGAGAGAGAATTGAGACAATTGAAACAAGTACTAATGAAAGAAGTAGTGCCCATGTTGTTGTATTGCTTCTCCTCTACCTTTGTTTCCACATCTCCTTTGCTAAACAATAGTGGTATTGTAACACAACAATCTACCTGCTTTTTGGCCTCCATTAACTCTTTTGATGCTAACTTAGAACTATCGTTGAGAAAATCTTAAAAGGCAAATTAGCTCTCTTTACAAATTATTACTACACTTGTTTTTATGCTAATTACTGCAACGTTAcaccatttatatatacaactctTGTTACTCCCAAACGCATAAAGCAGAAATGAAGTCAATGGATACTGTTTTTATTGTGCCTATAAACTATTGTAACACGTGATGCATGCATGAACATTTTTGCTTAGACTTTTTCTTAATGCACTTTTCCCTCTAAGTCATAccactttttaagtttttaatttaatattttattccATAACCAAAAGTTTAAGCCGAACTTGACCCCAATTCCACTAACCAAAATCATAC
The Erigeron canadensis isolate Cc75 chromosome 2, C_canadensis_v1, whole genome shotgun sequence DNA segment above includes these coding regions:
- the LOC122586320 gene encoding amino acid transporter AVT1I-like, producing MEAKKQVDCCVTIPLLFSKGDVETKVEEKQYNNMGTTSFISTCFNCLNSLSGVGILSISYALASGGWLSLILLFVIAGSTFYTGLLIQRCMGIDPMIKSYPDIGDRAFGKTARTIVSITMNIELYLVATGFLILEGDNLCNLFPDMDFDIYGTPIGTKFGFVVLVAIIIFPTNLLNNMKFFSYLSASGVLASVIILSSTFWAGAFDGVGFQQKGKIINWNGLPSAISLYTFCYCAHPVFPALYTSMRNQHQFPQVLLVCFALCTATYSIMAIIGYLMFGVEVESQITLNLPTSGISSKLAICTALVTPIAKYALMLTPIVNSIEAKFQSSYNKRMRSFLIRTILMISTVVVALSLPFFGYLMSLVGALLGATTSIMIPCVCYLKISGTCSKRIGLEMMIVGFIVLIGLIVAVVGTYVSLVDIITNL